The following are from one region of the Candidatus Eremiobacteraceae bacterium genome:
- a CDS encoding ammonium transporter, with the protein MSTPPVAINIGNTAFMLICASLVMLMTPGLAFFYGGLVARKNVLTIMIQSFMSLGWTTVIWYVFGYSMCFGPDWHGIIGDPTYYAFLKGITLSTMFTGNDAGIPLIVHVAYQMMFAIITPALITGAFANRVTFKAYFLFLTGWLIFVYFPFVHMLWSPDGLLAKWGVLDFAGGIVVHASAGFAALASVLYIGRRHIVENKPHNVPLIALGTGLLWFGWYGFNAGSELRVDAVTASAFLNTDIAASIAAITWLLIEWAYGRQPKFVGLLTGAVAGLATITPAAGYVSLGTAAIYGILSGAICYYAVALKNRLGWDDALDVWGVHGVGGFLGIVALGVFASTAWNPNGANGLLQGNPEFFVKQLVAAIVCSAWAFVFTYGFLWLISKVTQTKVDPATEERGLDVELHGEEAYPLGL; encoded by the coding sequence GTGAGCACGCCACCAGTCGCGATCAACATAGGCAACACCGCGTTCATGCTCATCTGCGCGAGCTTGGTGATGCTCATGACCCCAGGGCTCGCTTTTTTCTACGGCGGACTGGTCGCGCGGAAAAACGTTTTGACCATCATGATCCAAAGCTTCATGTCCTTGGGCTGGACGACCGTGATCTGGTACGTCTTCGGCTATTCGATGTGTTTCGGCCCCGATTGGCACGGCATCATCGGCGACCCCACCTACTACGCGTTTCTCAAGGGCATCACGCTTTCGACGATGTTCACCGGCAACGACGCCGGCATTCCGCTCATCGTGCACGTGGCCTACCAGATGATGTTCGCCATCATCACGCCGGCGCTGATCACCGGCGCCTTTGCGAATCGCGTCACCTTTAAGGCATATTTCCTGTTCCTGACCGGCTGGCTCATCTTCGTGTACTTCCCGTTCGTCCACATGTTATGGAGCCCCGACGGCCTGCTCGCGAAGTGGGGCGTGCTCGACTTCGCCGGTGGCATCGTGGTCCACGCATCCGCAGGTTTTGCTGCCCTTGCATCGGTCTTGTACATCGGCCGGCGCCACATCGTTGAGAATAAGCCGCACAACGTGCCGTTGATCGCCCTCGGCACGGGCTTGCTTTGGTTCGGCTGGTACGGCTTCAACGCAGGTTCGGAACTTCGCGTGGATGCGGTCACCGCATCCGCATTTCTGAACACCGATATCGCGGCGTCGATCGCCGCCATCACGTGGCTCTTGATCGAATGGGCGTACGGCAGACAGCCGAAGTTCGTCGGCTTGCTCACCGGCGCTGTGGCCGGACTCGCCACCATCACGCCCGCCGCAGGTTACGTCTCGCTCGGCACGGCGGCCATCTACGGCATACTTTCCGGCGCGATCTGCTACTATGCGGTAGCGCTGAAAAACCGGTTGGGGTGGGACGATGCGCTCGACGTGTGGGGAGTTCACGGAGTGGGCGGATTCTTGGGCATCGTCGCGCTCGGCGTCTTCGCCTCGACGGCGTGGAATCCGAACGGCGCCAACGGCTTGCTTCAAGGCAATCCGGAGTTCTTCGTCAAGCAGTTGGTGGCCGCGATCGTCTGCAGCGCTTGGGCGTTCGTGTTCACGTACGGCTTCCTGTGGCTCATCAGCAAGGTGACGCAGACGAAAGTCGACCCCGCGACTGAAGAGCGAGGTCTGGACGTCGAGCTGCACGGCGAGGAGGCGTACCCCCTCGGACTCTGA